One stretch of Hymenobacter chitinivorans DSM 11115 DNA includes these proteins:
- a CDS encoding glycine zipper domain-containing protein: MKTFKIYLTMLLALFMLSTSLSNEAHAQTEPKKGWSKKAKGAAIGGGAGVVGGAVVGGTKGAVIGGVAGAAAGGLIGRKKDKKKDPVRHAEYTRKD; the protein is encoded by the coding sequence ATGAAAACGTTCAAGATATATCTGACCATGCTGCTGGCCTTGTTTATGCTCAGCACCAGTCTCAGCAATGAAGCCCACGCCCAGACGGAGCCCAAGAAAGGCTGGAGCAAAAAAGCCAAGGGCGCAGCCATTGGGGGCGGCGCGGGCGTCGTGGGCGGCGCCGTAGTGGGCGGCACCAAAGGCGCTGTCATTGGCGGCGTGGCCGGGGCCGCGGCCGGGGGCCTGATTGGCCGCAAGAAAGACAAGAAAAAAGACCCGGTTCGTCACGCCGAGTACACCCGCAAAGACTAA
- a CDS encoding DUF72 domain-containing protein: MTTWFIGCSGFHYRHWRGTFYPEKLPQRRWFEFYAQYFNTLELNVTFYRFPQLAFVENWYQISPPEFVFATKAPRLITHYKQFHDCAQLLADFYGTMQEGLREKLGPVLFQLPPRTVYTEERLLRLVESLDPAFTNVVEFRHPSWWHERVFQELSRRNVTFVGQSHPALPTDVIANTSTLYYRLHGIPELYKSPYSEAELHQLAHQIQQEPGVERAFVYFNNDIDASAIRNGQQLRDYCRHLGTP; the protein is encoded by the coding sequence ATGACTACCTGGTTTATCGGCTGCTCGGGCTTCCACTACCGCCACTGGCGGGGCACTTTTTACCCCGAAAAACTGCCCCAGCGCCGCTGGTTCGAGTTTTATGCCCAGTACTTCAACACCCTGGAGCTAAACGTGACCTTCTACCGGTTTCCCCAGCTTGCCTTCGTCGAAAACTGGTACCAGATCAGCCCGCCCGAATTTGTCTTCGCCACGAAGGCCCCGCGGCTGATTACCCACTACAAGCAGTTTCACGACTGCGCCCAGTTGCTGGCCGATTTCTACGGCACCATGCAGGAAGGGCTGCGCGAAAAGCTCGGCCCCGTGTTGTTTCAGCTGCCCCCGCGCACGGTGTACACCGAGGAGCGGCTCTTGCGCCTCGTCGAAAGCCTCGACCCGGCCTTTACCAACGTAGTGGAGTTTCGGCACCCGAGCTGGTGGCACGAGCGGGTGTTCCAGGAGCTGAGCCGCCGCAACGTTACGTTCGTGGGCCAGAGCCACCCGGCCCTACCGACTGACGTCATTGCCAACACCAGCACGCTCTACTACCGCCTGCACGGCATCCCGGAGCTCTATAAGTCGCCCTACTCCGAAGCCGAGCTGCACCAGCTGGCCCACCAGATTCAGCAGGAGCCGGGCGTAGAGCGGGCCTTTGTGTATTTCAACAACGATATCGACGCCTCTGCCATCCGCAACGGTCAGCAGCTGCGCGACTATTGCCGCCACCTTGGCACCCCCTAG